In the Alligator mississippiensis isolate rAllMis1 chromosome 7, rAllMis1, whole genome shotgun sequence genome, one interval contains:
- the SAMD7 gene encoding sterile alpha motif domain-containing protein 7, with protein MLKIINNQRLYSGLRYTFLPPDSMEAVARRQELVQKQNIARMEMEMSAIFQQKEIEKAHRKGLLGLEAPFLYHGMPVSSAGFRGRHRLPDGHLPSDLYVHRTMLDDLHSNSVLVATSPYPPVSSLQRERGRRPGRRAGTHKTGDCNSNGSKSQSEDKTADSASAAADDEKEGKREAETETPSKQEQNKAHAEPSATVAKSCKEFEPGLRKSLATHEIPTGTNVCSSANEKDSSNSCTAFDDKYTYPSALTFSALPYGFPAPSNPLLPPGGHSLLLNGEDISSIEDIRKWTVNDVFNFIISLPGCSDCAQLFKDHAIDGETLPLLTEEHLLDTMGLKLGPALKIRSQVSRRLGNAFYMMNLPLSMPLPSTTGKPSDQPSDMTSPVHCNSSGDTLGSPCSLDPETSKTVEQLVSEGRENPCDTAGAQADFQMLSFQKS; from the exons ATGCTGAAAATAATCAACAATCAGAGGCTGTACTCAGGCCTGA GATACACTTTTCTCCCACCAGACTCCATGGAAGCTGTGgccaggaggcaggagctggTTCAAAAGCAAAATATTGCCAG aatggaaatggaaatgagtGCTATTTTTCAACAAAAGGAAATCGAGAAAGCTCATCGTAAAGGGCTACTGGGTCTGGAAGCACCTTTCCTGTACCATGGCATGCCAGTTAGCTCAGCTGGTTTCCGTGGTAGGCACCGACTGCCTGATGGCCACCTTCCTAGTGACTTATATGTTCATCGAACCATGCTTGATGACCTTCACAGCAACTCTGTGCTTGTGGCGACCAGCCCATACCCTCCTGTGAGCAGTCTACAAAGAGAGAGAGGCCGTCGGCCAGGAAGAAGAGCTGGAACTCACAAAACTGGAGACTGCAACAGCAATGGCAGCAAGAGCCAAAGTGAAGACAAGACTGCTGactctgcttctgctgcagctgatgATGAGAAAGAAGGCAAGAGAGAAGCAGAAACTGAGACACCAAGCAAACAGGAACAAAACAAAGCCCATGCTGAGCCTTCTGCTACAGTTGCCAAAAGCTGTAAAGAGTTTGAACCTGGCCTGAGAAAAAGCCTTGCTACTCATGAAATTCCCACTGGAACAAACGTCTGCAGCAGTGCAAATGAGAAGGACTCCAGTAACTCCTGTACAGCCTTTGATGACAAGTACACGTATCCATCTGCACTGACATTCTCAGCACTGCCATATGGATTCCCTGCACCCAGTAACCCACTACTACCTCCAG gAGGACACAGCCTGCTTTTGAATGGAGAAGATATTTCTTCCATTGAAGACATTCGCAAATGGACGGTCAATGACGTATTCAATTTTATTATTAGTCTCCCAGGTTGTTCAGACTGTGCTCAG TTATTTAAAGACCATGCTATTGATGGAGAAACCTTGCCACTGCTCACAGAGGAACATCTTTTGGACACAATGGGATTAAAACTTGGCCCAGCTCTAAAAATTCGATCTCAG GTGTCTCGACGTCTGGGAAATGCATTCTACATGATGAATCTTCCTCTATCAATGCCCCTTCCTTCTACTACAGGCAAACCATCAGATCAGCCCTCTGACATGACCTCCCCTGTGCACTGCAATAGCAGTGGTGATACTTTGGGTAGTCCCTGCTCACTGGACCCAGAAACTTCAAAAACAGTGGAGCAGCTTGTTTCAGAAGGCAGGGAAAATCCATGTGACacagctggagcccaggctgaCTTCCAGATGCTCAGTTTTCAGAAGAGTTGA